The nucleotide sequence AGTGTAAAGATCTGTTAATTGTGTACAAGTTTTCATTTTAGTGACTAAagaactgcaaaaaaaaacaaaactcctgtaatgtTTGTCATTTTGAAGGTCTGAAATGAAGTCAAAATGTTTCCTTTAAAGCACATGTCATGTAATGTGTTGAttacaaaatacataaaaactgaAGGGAGCTTTTAGAATgggtaaaaaaatatatttctggGATGAAATATGTAAAATTGGACACATATTTTTGTGTAAAGGAAATCATAATTGTTACCTAATAACAGCATGtcatgaatcactgcttcaaaGTCACAGCCAGTCAATCACTGATCATCAACAAACAGCCTATAACCTTACAGTAGGACAGACGCATTAGATGGGGAAGCATGCGGTGTGGTTCCCTACGAGGAGCATTATGGTGGATAAACGGATTATTGGTCGAGAATAATCCAGGACAGCCACAGATGTTTTCAATAACTTGTTTATTCTTGAAGTATCATGTTGTTGGTCCAAAAAGTAGAGGTGCACTGATTGATcggccaccgatcattatcggccgatcacgccttgattggtgatcggcaaaatgcgccgatcaaaaggacccatcacaacagtgcaggcagtagcacagggagcgcttggtgtgtttgtcaggaaaatgataatttctctgcattgattacagaccctgcagcaggtcggcTTTGcgctgaaccttgaaccaatcgaaccagtggttcgcagattgaagcaatgcttcgagcctgttgcttcatttatactttctttttcgcttaattttcccccgctaaaaccctaaagagcatacgtttgTATTATTTAccatttctatgttaaaccgacctgttatggtcttctgaaacagttgatagatgtattttataacttaaaaacgggagcgatgctaacatgttagcatgtctatggcattttcaatgttaaagttagcattatgcatttgcagctgtcatcacgttcgggtgcatttgttttcaaattgtaatatttcttaaatttatttttgtttatatatttattattattttgggcatgatccaaatatgtacttgatcggtatcggccttgatcgtgtcggccgatcaaaatttccAGAGTGGCTTCCAacacatctgaattaggagaggagatgtggtcattactgacgatcaatgcggttttccagtgcagccatcctaCCAAAGATGGTTTCCAACGCGCagttgacacccgccgactgagctgacactgcccttccaatcgaatcaatcatgtggggcagcctggacgggccaattattgcagcttccactttcttaattttccggtaaaccagcactatgcccgctccacacagcaggaacccggtcaccatcatgccaaatatatacatatcttcaacatcctccacagacagcgtgtaaaggcacatgacctgccatttcctccaactgtccatcacgtaacccatcacgtgtcccggcaggacaggtcgggtcctccgcttccgagtgtcttgtagaaaaaatagtgtcaattgcgttcagagaccactttatgcactattattctgaacactactgtatgcatggacaaccacctgtagttcgctgtccttttacagcacaagatttcctagattactttgagaagaaaatagaagacatcaggttaaccatatcccagcatgccttaatccagccactacaccctgctattgaggtgggcgccattactgaggtattacctagatttacagaatttgatagtatctcactagacgtgCTGatgaacctgtttatttgatcctataccaacaaaactgtttaaggacctgtggtccactcttgggccaactgtgctggaaaatattaatctttctttaacttctggatctgttcctaaacatttcaaatctgcagtgattaaaccattacttaagaaacataatcttgaccctaatgtattgacaaactatcggccgatatcaaatctatcattctgtactaaaattctggaaaaagtggtgtcacagcagctcgtagactatcttactgagaataatctctttgagccactgcagtctgcttttagaaaatatcattccacagagacggctctcactaaattggtgaatgatcttctgcttacattggatttagacaccactacggttctggtgctgttagatctcagtgcagcagataagagaatatttagaatggaatcttgcaaatggtgacacaagcatctaatcaggcacaaatacaccttaaacATGAACTCTTGAAATAAccgattagccacctgaattttcaacaggcagccaggtaggggtcaattgaagaattacacaggggtcaaaattaaaagatgctctaatcatattgaaaactatatcacattattcacttgatcataattccaaaaggtatagtttggattatctgtgattgctgtttttaaccccataactccagatggtgataaaggtcagtttcagtttgtacaggggtcaaaagttaaagttgccccaatttcagtaaaaagtggtgcaaacaaTTTGGTCAAAATGTGAAATTATGGCTGGAGAACATTTGAGCCTGGATTTATGTACGTCACCTCCTTCAGGCTGTCCAGGCTCCTACAGTCAAACAagttttaaccccttaatgcctactgtcgcatatatgctacaatatttgactcaaatatgcaacataccaaactgaccagtatgcctgctgtcgcaaatttgcaacatacaattattattataacataacaaattattaccaaaataccaaaattactatttattttttgtgcaaaagtgaaattgataatctcaacattatttaccatctacttaaaggcaaaaacacacattttttttatatacagctatataaattcaggcattaaggggttaaataagAAAAGTGACGTAAAAACACCGAGTCAAGACATCATAATAATTCAAAATTCTTTTATTCAGTGTAAAATGGTTTGTAGTGAAGGATTAAAACGTGACATTCTTTAAAACACGTTAAAAACCTTTAAATCTTTCAACGAGCACGAAAAAACTGACGACTTCTAATTTTACAGAAACATCAAAGTTGAAGCAAAAAGAAAAGCTCAAACTTATTCAATTATTGTTTCAGACTTTAAAACAGACACAAAATTACTTCAAAACCTCAGCTCGTCACTTTGAGGACATTCAATGTCACAGAGATTCTCCAAATACTTGTACACATTCTCAATACTTTTTTTCCCTAAGTTTTTTTAAGCAGCGCCAtcacgtttgtttagttttttttttaatggggattTTGGCACCATCCTTCAGAGCGTCCTGCTGAGCGCACAACAACCTCAGGCGCttcaccaccagggggcagattagAGCTGAATTATCTGTATGTGCTGCCTCCCCAGTGGTCATGTTCTTACGTGCAGTTTACAGATGTTACTTCTGAGGTCGTGTATAAACGTGATACTGACAAAATGTAAACTGCAGCATGTGCACATGAGCTCGTAATTAAAAGTGAGATAGTTGATGCTCAGCCGCTAATAAAGTCGTACAAATACAACCAGTAAAAACTGGCTTGTGACAGTGAACGTGAGCCACTTCCTATTTTTTGCTGTtaaagtgtgccccccccccccactgtgacGACTTTAGGGAAATGCTCCATGTTTCCGATCTCATAGCTTGGACTTGGCCTGGAAGAAGCTCATGACGGCATTGAAGCACTCGTCAGACGTCCAGCGCTCAATCAGACGCTCCACCTCGGCGTCGTTGGTGCTGTGGAGACGCTCCTTCTGCAGCGAGCGAATCAGCTGCTTAGACAGAGCGACAGACTGAGACAGAGAGAAGAGAAACCGTGATGGTCACGCCTTCAGTACATTTAAAACTACAGCACCACTTTGGAACTAAACCCAAACAGAATCAACGTCAAATGTCTTAAAGTCATGTTCCTTTGCTGCCCCCTACTGGCATGTGTACGAACCTCACATGAAGGATAAAATAGCCAAACACTGAACAGATTCCAGCTCAAGATCACGTGTGTGCCACGTACAATTCATTCTAATTATGAACAATAACATTGCACTGTCTCACATTCTCACTGTGATTCTGCCGTCATTCTGCAAGTTATCTTGTGTCTGCATGCAAAATCCACCAATAaaggacacgtgtgtgtgtgtgtgcacgtgcatgattTGAAGGGAACGTCGATTTGTATGAGGAGGTGGgtgagaatttatttatttttgctgcctttcagcaccatggacagcgagCAGCACATTTCTCTCACaaagcagcacactgacagctgcagTCCGCGCAGCGTCAGTGAAGTCCCCGTTAGGGTTAATTAAGTAGTTAATGTGCCAATGCAGTTGTTACAACATCATTTAATTCTTAATGTGTCCCAATTCAACCACGTTTTCGCTACATATTTTCATCCACATTAAAATACTTTAATTGTGAAAGACAATCAGGAAAGTATGTTTTCAGCTTTACACATTTAGGTTTCTGCAGCAGGAAAACTGATTTGTGTGGAAGAACTCCCCCTGCTGGCTGTGTGTGCAGAGCTTGTGTGTGATTACGTTGCGAGGCAGCTTGGCGTACGTCTTCAGTCTGGTCCAAACCTCCGACTGGAAGCTGCTGTCAGGGAAAACCTCCGTCACCAGACCCAGGTCACACGCTTGAACCGCCGTCAGCTTCTTATTGAACAGCAGCATCTCACTGGCCTAAAatgcaacacacacaaacacagatacCAATCTGACACATTATTGATCTGTTTTGAAGGCTCAGTTTGATTTTTTTCCGTTTGTTAAATTCATGATGGCTTTGGTTTTAGCCACTGTTGCTAAGTGAAgctaatgattccatttttcccGTGGTTAATATGTTAGCCGTGGTCACCTTGGCGACACCCATTATTCTGGGGAAGGTGTAGGACGAGCAGCCTTCAGGACTCTGACCCAGCTGGCTGAATGGCGTGTGAAAGGTGGCCTGGAAAGAACAAGAGCAAAACAGTCCAACTGGTCTCGGATCAGTTTCCCACCAAATAAATcagagaaaaaataaacaaaaacacagacatcacgTACCCGCTCAGTAGCATAGACCAAGTCAAACAGTCCCAGTACTGTGACAGAGATTCCCACTGCTGGTCCGTTCACCACGGCCACGAGCGGCTTGGGGAAGTCGATGTAAGCATTCACGTACTTTCTGTTGAGACACAATGGTAAGTAGAGGGGCACCCAGAGGGTGCATGCTGCCACCGAACAATGACATGTAAACTCAAGATCCAGATCAGTACCAGTTGTTACTTACTGACTCTTATATGAATCACGTTTAAACACAGAGGCCAACCGCCTTCATCATCCACCTGCACCAACCGCCTTCATCAGCTGCCTACATCATccaactgcaccagccacctacaCCATTTGCCTTCACCAACCGCCTTCACCAGGCGCCTGCACCAACCGCCTTCACAAGCCGCCTGCACCAAGCGCCTTCATCAGCCGCCTGCACCAAGCGCCTTCACCAGCCGCCTACACCAGCCGCCTTCATCAACCGCCTACATCCTCAATCTGCACCAGCCGCCTACACCAACCGCCTTCACCAGCCGCCTCCACCAAGCGCCTTCTTCATCCATCTGCACCAGCCGCCTCCACCAAGCGCCTTCTTCATCCATCTGCACCAGCCGCCTCCACCAAGCGCCTTCATCATCCATCTGCACCAGCCGCCTTATTATCCATCTGCACCAGTCGCCTGCACCACCCGCCTACTCCAACCGCCTGCACCAACCGCCTTCATCAACCGCCTTCACCAGCCGCCTTCATCAACCGCCTACATCCTCAATCTTCATCAATCGCCTACATCCTCAATCTGCACCAGCCGCCTGCACCAACCGCCTACATCCTCAATCTGCACCAGCCGCCTTCATCAGTCGCCTACACCAACCGCCTGCACCAGCCGCCTTCATCAGTCGCCTGCATCAGCCGCCTTCAGTCGCCTGCACCAGTCGCCCACACCAAGCGCCTACGCCTTCATCATCCATTTGCACCAGCCACCTTCATCAGCCGCCTGCACCAGCCACCTTCATCAGCCGCCTGCACCAGCCACCTTCATCAGCCGCCTGCACCAGCCACCTTCATCAGCCGCCTGCACCAGCCACCTTCATCAGCCGCCTGCACCAGCCACCTTCTCATCCATCTGCATCAGCCGCCTGCACCAGCCACCTTCTCATCCATCTGCACCAGCCACCTACACCAACCGCCTTCATCCTCAATCTGCACCAGCCACCTTCTCATCCATCTGCACCAGCCACCTACACCAACCGCCTTCATCCTCAATCTGCACCAGCCACCTTCTCATCCATCTGCACCAGCCACCTACACCAACCGCCTTCATCCTCAATCTTCATCGGCTGCCTGCACCAGCCGCCTTCATCAGCCCCTTGCACCAGCCGCCTTCATCGGCCGCCTGCACCAACCGCCTACACCGGCCGCCTGCACCAACCGCAGCTATTAAAAATCAACCAGATAAAACTAAATAAACCATCTAATTCAACACCTGGGCTTAAGGGCTCTTTCCTCTCGATGAGGTTTAcagatgggaggtgatggtctagtggttcaagcattgggcttgagaccagaggatcccttgggcaaggtccttaatccccagttgctcccagtgtgtagtgagtgcgtctgtgtgaatgagtgaatgtgaggcatcattgtaaagccatTTGAGCTTCTAATGCTGATGCTGTAAAGTGCTATAacgaatgcagtccatttaccatcagcCAGTAAGTTTAAGACATTTATCCATTAAATtaaggtgaaataaataaatctataaaCCTGAGCAGAGCTCCGGCCTCTCTGGCCATCTTCTCCACACCGCCTTCAGGGATTTTGGTGAAGTTGGTTAAGTCGTTTCCACTGCAATAGAAATCACCAGCACCTAGGAATTACCAGCGAAATGTTTTCCTCTGCATCACCTTTGACCTTTCCTGTTCACAGCCCCCCACTCAAGTAAAAGTTGCTCTTGGCACCTTTCGTTCTGAACATTCAAGTCTGAAGTGGGAAACTAGCATGAAGCTGCTTAGCTGTTGCTGAGTTGTTTACCTCGGCCTACGTACCAGTAAACACGGTGAGGACGGAGTCATCTCTCGCCGCCTGCTCCAGAGCATTGATGATTTCACTGTACATCTGACAGAAAACAGACTCAACACATCAAAATGAAGCAAACGTTCTATTTAAAATTATGTATTTATTAGTACAAAGACATTTAGTGCCCAACtcaaattacaaaaaatgtttgcagtcaaaatcttGACGTGATTTTTAATCATGTTACAGGAAAGTAGTAAATCAagaaatttaaagaaaaaaaaccctcagataTTTAAATCTAACACTTCAAAGGACacgtcgcaccaaaatcataatttaGATTTAGTCTGTTAGTGACCGTCCGATGATCCACGGGGATTAATTTGTGCACTTCCacgaccggtttcaaagtatacggcaattGCAGCAAACGGCTATGGAGACGTCCAAGAACAAAGTACTCGTCAGATCCGGGACTTGTATTGAGATTATTTAGACAGCACTAATCGGTATGAACAAAACGCAATTCTAGATTCAGTTGAGAACATTACTCATACTGAACCTGACGTGACTGCCTCCCCTGACCGTCACCACATCCAAACCCTTTTCATTCAGCGACGGGTCCTTGCATACACAGATGACCCATTGGACTTTTTGTACTCCCCAATCCCTGAGACTCACTCCTGTGTAGATTAGCATCAGACACTCAGTCTGTCCAGTCACTCTCACCTACGACAGTCATGACATCGGAGACGGACATGACTTCCAGGCCACCACTCTGTGCACCAATCCTGGTCATGTCACCACCCTAATTGCTAACTACCCCGACCTTTATGACAGACACAGCACATGCCATCACACCACAAATCTCAACACCACATATGACAGACCTGATCGCAGTACAGACACTGATCTCATCACTCCACCACACACAAACCAGTCTTCAGTCATTCCTCCCTCAACCAACCAGCATAAACACTTGTTCCCTGCCATCCACATAAGACTCGGTAGTTCCCACACCAGTACCGCAGCCAGGCTTCCTTCACAGCCGGCATTCTGCTCTCCTCCTCTGCCACTGGCGCTGCCACATCTCCTCCACAGCTGACAATCTGCTCACTTCTGCCACAGTCGGTGTTCTGCTCACCTCCATTGCCGCTGGTGTCGGCTCTGCAGCCAGAACCCTGGACTCCAGCGGCAACCGCAGCCCTTGATTGACACCATCCGCGGCACAGGCAGCATTCCCCAGAGGAAGAAGAAATGCCGGTCTAAGTCCAGCCGCAGGTCCCACCAACTAGCTGACTGGGTTGCGGTCTTCCAGCCACTGCCGCCGTCTGGGCCGCTTGTTTGTACAGACTCTGAACTAACTGGCTCTGTTTTCCAGAGTGGGCGTGGCAGTGGAGCAACACACTTTCTCAGCTCATCTGTTGAGGTCCAACAGTGGGTCTGGTGTTCTCTCAGCTGACGGTGCAACTTTAGTGGAGCAGTTCGCTGCTGGTCAGGAAGAAATCGCAGTTCTGGATGGCACTGCGCGTGGTGACATTGGTACACCTGCGAGGCCATCTGGTTGTTTGACCAAATGTTTCACGATATGCTGTTGCACATTTGTCACATTGGTATTCCGGGGTTGTGTGGCGACGTTTTGTGTTAATAATAGTCATATTGCTAAGAGTTTGCTGTGTAACAACATTTATTGCCTGAATGAAGACATTTTGTGTTAATAATCGTCACACTGTGTGCTGTTCATGTGCGCACTGACTGACCTCAGTGGTGATGGCATTCTTTTTGCCCGGTCGGTTCAGTTTGATGGTGGTGATGCTGTCTTCAGTTGTCACCAACAGCGTGTTGTAGTTGGTCCCGCTTCCTGTGGACTGGGCTGCAACGTGGGTGGAGTCTGTTCCCTCAGCAGCCACCAGAGAACCAATGAGATCACAGTACTGCTGCCGGGCATCGTCCTGGTTGGAAAACAGCAAGTATAAATCAAATGAGTTATTCCTTGATGTTTAAAGACTGTTCACACTTAAACCAGAATTTCaagatttttcacaaaaaaataaaaaatcttaaaaaatcaCAGAGTAAGTGAAAATCACAAATGTTATGTAAAAAAAAGAATCAACTTTAAGAATAGCAGTGGGGGGGGGAGTCCATAAATATCAATGTTAGAACCACTGGTTCAGTTCATCTAGCAAGTGGCATT is from Thalassophryne amazonica chromosome 1, fThaAma1.1, whole genome shotgun sequence and encodes:
- the eci2 gene encoding enoyl-CoA delta isomerase 2, mitochondrial, with product MAAVLKSSAVWRFVRLSRSLRLSAASSVKIHTTVSPQMGVTMEQFEEAKSKLSTLKDDPGNEVKLKIYALFKQAIQGPCNTPKPGILDFVNKAKWDAWKSLGSISQDDARQQYCDLIGSLVAAEGTDSTHVAAQSTGSGTNYNTLLVTTEDSITTIKLNRPGKKNAITTEMYSEIINALEQAARDDSVLTVFTGAGDFYCSGNDLTNFTKIPEGGVEKMAREAGALLRKYVNAYIDFPKPLVAVVNGPAVGISVTVLGLFDLVYATERATFHTPFSQLGQSPEGCSSYTFPRIMGVAKASEMLLFNKKLTAVQACDLGLVTEVFPDSSFQSEVWTRLKTYAKLPRNSVALSKQLIRSLQKERLHSTNDAEVERLIERWTSDECFNAVMSFFQAKSKL